A region of the Microbulbifer pacificus genome:
CTTCAGTTTGGTCTGCAACTCCATCACCTCGTCCTGATCCAGCTTGGTAAACGGACGCTTCCAGTCCTTCGTCAGAGGCTCCGCCCCACCAATCTGGTCCGCCAGAATGCCCACCGCCAACGCATAGCGGTCGGAGTTGTTGTAACGCTTGATCACATAGAAATTGTGCAGCACCAGAAATGCGGGGCCACCCCGTCCCGCCGGAACCTTAAGCTCCGCAATATCATCCGGGCGCGGAAACTTCTGCCCGCGCACCCGGTTCACTCCGAGCTTTTCCCACTCGGAAATCTTCAACTTGCCGGCGGGCAATTTGTGCTCGGGAATCGTTACCTCATAGCCCCAGGTCTCTCCGGTGCGCCAGCCATTTTTGTTCAACAGGCTCGCCGCGGTCGCCAGTGCATCCGGCACCGAATTCCAGATGTCGCGCTTGCCGTCACCATCCATATCCACCGCGTAGGCCTGGTAACTGGTGGGGATAAACTGGGTGTGGCCCATCGCGCCCGCCCAGGAGCCGGTCAGGTGACTCTCGTCGATATCACCGCTTTGCAGGATTTTCAGCGCCGCCAGCAACTGGCTGGTACCGAACTTTTTGCGCTTGGGGTCGGCATAGGCCAGAGTGGCCAGCGAGCGCACCACACTGCGCATCACATTCGTGTTATCCAGGATCGCACCGAAGCTCGATTCCATCGACCATATCGCCAGCAGGATATTCGGGTTCACCCCGAACCTTTTATCGATTTTGTCCAGCCAGGGCTGTAATTCCTGCTTCTTCTCGCGCCCGCGCTTTACCGCATATTTGGTAATACGGTTGTCGAAGTACTGCCATGCCGGCGCCTTGAATTCCGGCTGGAAGCTCGCCTTGTCCAGCACCCACTGATCCGGGGAATCGATTCCCTTGAAGGCGCGGTCAAACGTCTCCGCGGTAATCCCCTCACTCAGCGCCTGCTTGCGGAATTCCCGCTTCCACTTTTCAAATCCGGGGTCCGCCGCGGCGGCCGCCAACATTGGCAGCAAAAGCAGTGCGGAAAATAAAAAATAAATCAAACCGAAGCGGCGCGTCGACGCCGTGGTGGACTGGACCATGACAACTCCTTGGCAATAACAGCTCGCACAAGGGTAGAACGGAAGCCCGGCAACGGAAAGGGAGCAGAAGCGCCAGTCACTCAGGCTGTGACCGGACCGACACTCTTTTCAACGGAGAAATGAGAAGTTGGAATTACGCCGCCGGTGGGATCACATAAAACAACACGGCAAAGAAATGCAGCACACCGCCCGCCAGTACGAACAGGTGCCAGATGGCGTGATGGAAACGCAAGCCGCGCCACAGGTAAAAAGCAATACCGCCGGTGTAGCAGAGACCGCCAAGCACCAGCAGCCACAGGCCACCGGGCGCGAGGTTGTCCATCAGCGGCTTGATCGCCGCGATCACAACCCAGCCCATCAGCGCACTCAGGGTTATGGACAGGGCGCGAACCTTTTTCAGCGGCGTGAACTGGATGATCAATCCCAGTAACGCCAACCCCCAGATCACCCCGAACAGCGACCAGCCCCAGGGCCCGCGCAGGGTCACCAGGGTAAACGGTGTGTAGGTACCGGCGATCAACAGAAAAATGGCCGAGTGGTCCAGGGTGCGCAGCACCTGCTTGGCGCCCTCATGGGTGATGCTGTGGTACAGGGTAGACGACAAGAAACACAGGATCAGGGTGGCCGCGTAAATACTGCTGCTGACAATATGCCAGACATCACCGCGCAGGGCCGCAAAGCCGCACAGTACCCCCAGCCCAGCAATGGCCAGCAGTGCCCCGATACCGTGGGTAACGCTGTTGGCAATTTCCTCGGCGAAGCTGTAGCGCTTGCTCACGCTGGCGGACAGGCTGCTGGACATGATGAATTCCCGATCTGAATACGAGGCCAGTATGGCAGACATTTGTGACCGTAAGCTCAACTACGGTCTCAAGATCGGAATTTAACCGCCGGGAGGCCGGCCGAGGCAAGGAAAGATTGGGACCGGCGGGTTTCGCCGGCCCCAAATCCAGAGAGATGGGAAATCAGACGCTGGGGCTGTGGATACCCATTTCACACAGGGCGGAGGTTTCGCGCACGATGGTCTGTACGCGGTCCGGACCGGTGGAAATGATGTCGATGGGCGCGCCCACCAGCTCTTCGATACGGGCGATGTAATCGCGCGCTGTCTGCGGCAGGTCCGCCTCACGGCGCACACCGTAGGTGGTTTCGTCCCAGCCCGGCATGCTCTCGTACACAGGCTCTACACCTTCCCAGCCAGCCGCATCGAACGGTACCGGTACTTCTTCACCGGCAGCGTTGCGGTAGCCCACACAGATTTTCACTTCTTTCAGGCCGTCCAGTACATCCAGCTTGGTCAGGCACAGGCCGGAGATGCTGTTGATACGGATCGCATGGCGCACCGCTACCGCATCAAACCAACCGGTGCGACGACGACGACCGGTGGTGGCGCCGAACTCGTGGCCTTTTTCACCTAGGTGACGACCTACATCGCAATCCAGCTCGGTGGGGAATGGGCCGCCGCCCACGCGGGTGGTGTAGGCCTTGGTGATACCCAGTACATAGTCCAGGTACAGCGGGCCGAAACCGGAACCGGTGGCGGTACCACCAGCGGTGGTGTTGGAGGAAGTCACATAGGGATAGGTGCCGTGGTCGATGTCCAGCAGCGAGCCCTGGGCGCCTTCGAACAGGATGTGTTCGCCGTTCTCACGCGCCTTGTGCAGGTGATCCGCCACATCGGTAATCATCGGCACCAGCTCTTCACGCCAGGTTTCCGCCAGCTTGAGGGTGTCCTCGTAGCTCACCGGATCGACCTTGTAGTACTGGGTCAGGGCGAAGTTGTGGTACTCCATCAGCTCTTTCAGCTGGGCGCAGAAGTTGTCCCAGTTGCACAGGTCGCCGAGGCGCAGGCCGCGACGGGCCACCTTGTCTTCATAGGCCGGGCCGATGCCGCGGCCGGTGGTGCCGATGGCCTTGTCGCCGCGGGCTTTTTCGCGCGCCAGGTCCAGCGCGGCGTGTACCGGCAGGATCAGCGGACACGCCGGGGACAGACGCAGGCGTTTGCGCACCGGCACGCCGGCAGCTTCCAGACCCGCCATTTCTTTCAACAGGGCTTCCGGGGACAGCACCACGCCATTGCCGATCAGGCAGGTCACGTCCGGGCGCAGCACGCCGGAGGGAATCAGGTGCAGTACGGTTTTTTCACCGTTGATTACCAGGGTGTGGCCGGCGTTGTGACCGCCCTGGAAGCGGACTACCAGTGCGACTTTTTCGGTGAGCAGATCGACGATCTTGCCTTTGCCTTCGTCGCCCCACTGGGTGCCCAGCACCACTACATTCTTGCCCATGTGCGTAAATCTCGTGTCGTCAGTTCAACGTTGGACGGGCGGATAAAAGGAGCGGCCGCGCCCGTCGTGCGGCCTGGAATTCTTCAATCAACTGGATAGTCTAGGGTTCAGGAGCGCGGCTTCACCACCCAGGTGCCGCCTTCCTGTACCAGTTCGCGGTCGCAGCGGGCCGGGGTCTCGGTATCGTCGCTGCCCTCTCCGGGCATCGCGCTGATCACCACCTCACCGCTGGCACGCAGTGCGCCGACGGTCCGCCACAACTCGGCGCAATCGCTCGCGGGTGCCAGGATCGCGCCCGCTTCCGGGGCACCGTTCTGCCCCAGGGCGTTGATGGCGGCCAGATCGGTACTGAATCCGGTGGCTGCGCGGTCGCGCCCGAATACAGCGCCGATACCGTTGTAGCGGCCGCCGTTAGCCAGAGCCTGGCCATGGCCCGGTGAATAAGCGGCAAAGACCAGTCCGGTCTCGTAGTCGTAGCCGCGCATTTCACCCAGATCAAAAAACAGGGTCACCTGGGGATAGCGGCGCGCCACGGCGTCGGCCACCAGCTGCAATTCTTCCAGCGCACTCACCAGCGCCTGAGGTCCACTGGCAAACAGTTCGCGCGCGCGCGCCAGGCACTCACTGCCACCGGCGAGACGCGGCAGGCCACGCAGCCAGCTCGCCGCCTGCGCGTCGGCCACATTTTCTTCCACCCAGCGCTCGATGTCCGCCACCGCCTTGCTTTGCAGCAGCGCGGTAAGTGCCGCCTGTTGCTCGCTGTCGAGTGCCGCGGCCTCGGCCAGGCTGCGGAAGATGGCCACATGCCCAAGGTCGAGATGGATCTCGCGGATGCCGGCGGTACTGAGGGTTTCGAGCATCAGGCTGATGACTTCGATATCGCCCTGCAGGCTCTCCACACCGTAGAGTTCGGCACCGATTTGGATCGGAGCGCGCGGGCCCATGGGCGCGCGCGGGCGAGTATAGAGCACCTGGCCCGCATAGCAGAGACGGTTGGCGCCGCTGCGGGGAAAACTGTGGGAGTCGATGCGCGCCGCCTGCGGCGTGATGTCCGCACGGATTCCAAGGCTGCGCCCGGAGAGCTGATCGGTCACGCGAAAGGTTCTGAGATCGACGTCACGCCCCATGCCAATCAGCAGGGAGTCGGTGAATTCCACCATCGGCGGAATGATCATCTCGTAGCCCCAGCGGTGGTAGAGGTCCAACAGGTTTCTGCGCAGGGTTTCCACCCGCTTGGCGTCTGCGGGCAAAATCTCGGCGATGCCATCCGGTAGCATCCAGCGTTCAGCTTGGGTCATGGTGTGGGCGTTCGACTGTATTCGGCAATTAACGGTACGGTACGGTCGCGGCGACCGTGAGAACCTCAATCCCGGCGAGCGGATTTTGTGGTCAGGCAGTCAGCCAATTGACGTCCACCGCACCGACACAAAAAAACCGGGCGCCGGCCCGGTTTGGGGGATTTTACCACTAATTGGCTGGGATGTGGCCAGTCCCAACCGGATTGGGGGCCACATACCTGGCTCGTGACGGTACCGATATCCGACACCGTCACGGATGTTGGCTTACTGGAACCTGGTTATTTACCTTCCGGGTCCTTCAGGTAGCGGAAAAACTGGCTGTCCGGCGCCATCAGCAATATATCGCTCTTGTCCTTGAAGGAGTCGCGGTAAGCAGTGAGGCTGCGGGAAAAGCGGTAGAACTCGGGGTTCTTGCTGTAGGCATCGGCATAGACCCTGGCCGCTTCAGCATCCCCCGCACCGCGCAGCTCTTCCGCCTGGCGATAGGCCTCGGCCTCGATCACCACTTTCTGGCGGTCGGCATTTGCACGGATGCGCTCGCTGGCCTCCTGGCCTTTGGCGCGGTGATCGCGCGCCTGCAGCTCACGCCCGGCGCGCATCCGCTGAAACACGGACTCAGACACTTCCGGCGGAAGGTCGATACGCTTGACCCGCACATCAACAATTTCCACCCCGAGATCCTTCTGTGCAGATTCGTTCAGGTTCTTGGTGATATCCGCCATCAGCTGGTCGCGCTGACCGCTTACCACTTCGTGCAGGTCGCGCACACCGAACTGGTTACGCAGGCGGTTGTTGATCTGCTCGGCCAGCAGTCGCACCGCATTGCGCTCGTCACCGCGGGTGGCCACGTAAAAACGGCTAACATCAACGATGCGGAACTTGGCGTAGGAGTCCACCATCATGAACTTGTTTTCGCTGTTCAGCATCCGCACCGGCTGCGAGTCTACCGTCTGGATACGCGCATCGAACTTGCGCAGCTCATGTACCAGCGGCATCTTGAAATACAGGCCGGGTTTGTAGTCGGTGCGCACCAGCTCACCAAAGCGCAGCAGCACCGCCTTTTCGGTTTCCTTAACCACAAACGCACAGCTGGACAGGACCAACAGGGCGATCAGGATCAGGGCGATGACAAATAGTGATTTGTTGTTGTTCATTGCACCTCTCCCTTAACGCACTTCACGGGCGCGACGGTTATTGTTGTTCGCTTCCGTACGCAACTGGTTGATCACCCGCTGGGAAATCTCATCGATCACCTGCGGAGTAACCTGAGGGCGCTGGTTCGCCGAGCTGGCAGAGCTCTCCGCCAGCTTGTCGAGCGGCAGGTACATCATGTTGTTGCCACCTTCGACATCTACCATCACCTTGGAGGTATTGCTCATCACGTCCTGCACCGTGTCCAGGTACATACGCTCGCGGGTGACTTCCGGCGCACGCTGATATTCGGTGAGCAGTTTCTCGAAGCGCGCTGCTTCACCGCGAGCACTTTCCGCCACGCGGGCTTTGTAGGCCTCGGCTTCCTCCAGCATGCGCTGGGCTTGACCGCGAGCAACCGGAATCACCTGGTTGGCGTAGGCCTGGGCTTCGTTCTGCAGGCGCACCTCGTCCTCACGGGCGCGCACCACGTCATCGAATGCATCCTGAACTTCGCGCGGCGCCTTGGCGTCGGTGAGGTTCACCACGTCGACGCGGATACCGGTCTGATACAGATCCAGGTATTCCTGCAGGCGACTCTGGGTTTCCGCGGCGACCTGGGTACGATTCTGGGAGATGACGCCGTTCAGTGTCTGCGAACCGACGATGTGGCGCACGGCGCTGTCGGTGGCTTCCTGCAGACTCTTGAGCGGGTCGGCTACACGCAGCACAAAGGACTCGGCGTCGTCGATGTGCCACTGCACCTGCAGCACCACGTCCACAATACTCGCGTCCTCGGTGAGCATCTGGCCGGTGGTGCGCTCGGTACGCACCTCGGTCATGTTCACCTTGGTGACATTGTCGATCAGCGGCGGGTTCCAGTGCAGACCGGAGTTGACGGTCTCGTGATATTTACCGAGGCGCAGCACTACGGCGGACTGACTCGCATCCACCTGGTAAAAGCCCCACAGGCCGTAAACCACCGCGAGTACGATAAGCACCAGCGACCACGGGAAGCTGGCGCCGCCAGAGGGGGCTCCCTCGTCGGATGGAGATGGTTTGCCGCCGAACAGGCCGTTCAGCTTTTGCTGCATCTTGCGCAGCAGTTCGTCCAGGTCTGGCGGGCCGTCATTATTGCGATTGCCACCACCCCAGGGGTCCTTGTTATTACCACCCGGTTCATTCCAGGCCATCGGTCAACTCCAATTCAATCAATTTATTAATCGTTAGCTGTCGCGAAATTCTAGCATTATCCCCCGCGAAGCAGTGTTTCTACGCGACTCCAATGCTCAACTGGTTTCCCAGTCTTCCGGTTTTGGCTCGGCCTCCGGGTTTTCCGGCAGCCACTGCGGCGGATTGCCCACTTCACGGAAGGGTGCGAGCAGCCGCTGCAATTCCGCACGCGGCATGATCACGTGTAATTCGGCATCGCCATTGTCGCGGTAGCTCTCCCGCTGTACCACATTACTGGCAAACAGTTGCGCACGCAGGCGCGCGTGTTGTGGCGGAATCACCAGTGCGCCATTCACCATCTGGTTGCCGAGACGCTCGGCGATGGCTTCCACCAGCAGATCGCAGCCGGCGCCGGTGACTGCCGACAGCCATACCGCCCGCGGCACACCCTGGTCGTCGCGATCGATACGCGGCTCCATATCCGCCAGCAGATCAATTTTGTTGTACACCATCAGGTGCGGCAGTTCCGCCGCGCCGATTTCCTCAAGCACCAGCTGCACCTCTTCGATCAGGTGCAGGCGGTTTTCCGCCGCGGCATCCACCACGTGCAGCAGCAGCGAAGAGCTCGCGGCCTCTTCCAGGGTGGCGCGGAACGCCTCGACCAGGCGGTGCGGCAGGTGAGAGATGAACCCCACCGTGTCGGCCATGATCATCGCCCCCACATTCGGCAGGTCCACCCGGCGCATGGTGGGGTCCAGGGTCGCAAACAGCTGGTCGCGCACATAGACGTCGGCGTCGCTGACGCGGTTGAACAGGGTGGATTTACCGGCGTTGGTATAGCCCACCAGGGATACGGTGGCGACATCCGCGCGGGAGCGCGCACGACGCCCCTGCTCGCGCTGACGGCGCACCTTGTCCAGGCGTTTTTCGATGGCGTCAATGCGCGCGCGCAACAGGCGACGGTCGGTTTCCAGCTGGGTTTCACCGGGACCGCGCAGGCCGATACCACCCTTCTGGCGCTCCAGGTGGGTCCAGCCCCGCACCAGGCGGGTGGACATATGGCGCAGCTGCGCCAGCTCAACCTGCAACTTGCCCTCGTGGGTACGGGCGCGCTGGGCGAAGATATCGAGAATCAATCCAGTGCGGTCGAGCACCCGGCACTTGAGCTCGCGCTCGATATTGCGCTCCTGGCTCGGCGACAAGGTGTGATCGAAAAGCACCAGCTCTGCACCGTGTTTTTTCACGGTCTCGTTGATTTCTTCCAGCTTACCTTTACCGACGAAGGTTTTGGGGTCTGGCTTGGCGCGGGTGCCGAAGATGAATGCCACCGGATCGGCACCGGCCGACAGTGCCAACTCTTCAAATTCACGGGGGTCATCGGGGCTGTCGATGGCGGAAAGTTCCAGGTGTACCAGCACCGCAAGTTCACCGGATTCCGGGCGATCAAAAAACAAGGATTATTCTCTTGGGTTCAAAAAAGCACCAGAACTCTGGCGCCGAACAACAGACGCCCCGGGCATGCCGGGGCGCTGTCGGTAACTGTATTGCTCAGGTCAACACCACCGCGAACCAATCAACTCTGGCACCCCTCATCATCAGGAAAGAGACCAGCGCTGGCACCGCGCGGTGTTCAATCTCAGCCGAAGGTATCGCTGCCGCCTTCCGGACCAGCGCCCTCACCGCCCGGACCCGCCGGGTTCATCAGCGGTACGCGCACAGCGCGGGAAGGTACTACGGTGGAAATCGCGTGTTTGTAGACCATCTGGCTTACGGTGTTTTTCAACAGCACTACGAATTGGTCGAAAGATTCAATCTGGCCCTGCAGCTTGATGCCGTTGACCAGATAGATAGAAACCGGGATACGCTCTTTACGTAAAACATTCAGGTAAGGGTCTTGTAAGCTGTGCCCTTTTGACATCTTTTTTCTCCTTGCCAAAAGATAAACCGCCAGATGACGCACGATCGCGCCCGCGAATCCCGCGGACTAAAGACGGCCATGGTAATGAGGCGTATAAAAAAGAGCCAAAAGTTAACAAGGCTCTGTGAATAACTGACTGATATGGGCCGGATACACCTGCCCACTCACGTTATGGCTGCTCAACCGAGAAATTTCAAGGCCTCAGTCAACATTTCATCTAATTTGCGCACTTTGCCGCCAGCGTCCTGAGCATAGATGTAATGCACATTCGGCCAGCCCCGCAACCAGGTGAGCTGGCGCTTGGCCAGTTGGCGGGTGGCGGCGATACCAGCCTCCAGCATGTGCGGGTAATCCGTGTCACCGTCCAGGTATTCCCACACCTGGCGGTAGCCGACGGCGCGGATCGCCGGCAGGTCCTTGTGCAGGTCACCGCGCGCGCGCAGCGCTTTCACCTCGTCGATAAAACCGTTTTCCAGCATGTGCTCGAAGCGCAGGGCGATGCGCTGGTGCAGTATCGAGCGGTCGCGCGGCAGGATCGCCAGCTGCTGCACCCGGTAGTGCGCGAGCGGCGACTCAAGTTCCTGCTCCGCGCGCAGCTGCGTCATGGTCTTGCCCGTGAGGTGGTACACCTCCAGCGCGCGCTCGATTCGCACCGAGTGGTTCGGATGCAATTGTGCGGCTATTTGCGGATCGACCATTTCCAGCTCGCGGTGCAGTGCAGGCCAACCCTCTTTTTCTGCGCGCGCTTCAATCTGCGCACGAAATGCCGGGTCGGCCTCGGGCATCTCAGCCATGCCCTGCAATAGAGCCTTGAAGTAGAGCATGGTTCCCCCCACCAGCAGGGGAATTTTCCCCGCCGCGGTGATTTCTTCCATTGCCGTGAGCGCGTCCACGCGGAAACGCCCGGCGGAATAGCTCTCGGCGGGATCGCAGATATCGATCAGGCGATGGGGATAGCGCGCAAGCTCCTGCGGGCTCGGTTTGGCGGAACCGATATCCAGCCCGCGGTACACCAGCGCGGAATCCACGCTGATCAGCTCCACCGGCAGGTGGTCGCTGATGGCCATGGCCAGATCGGTTTTGCCGGAGGCGGTGGGCCCCATCAAAAAGATCGCGCGGGGGCGAATGTCACCCAGACTCATTCTGACACCTCTGAAAATCGTAGCGAGCGGGTGGCTGGCGGTGGCCGCCGGAGCGGAGGCAGCGGAGTGTATAGGTCATACATGAGCATGCCGAGCACCGCCGGACGCCGCCAGGCGCACGCGCAGTAGATTTTACTGGCCGCGCATAAACCATTTATCCATATCGGACAGTTTAACCTGGGTCCAGGTCGGGCGGCCGTGGTTGCACTGGCCGCTGCGCTCGGTGCGCTCCATATCCCGCAGCAGGCCGTTCATTTCCGGGATGCTGAGCTTGCGGTTGGCGCGCACCGAACCGTGACAGGCCATGGTCGCGAGGATCTCATTGATCTGGTTGCCGATGCGGTCGCTGCTGCCCTCTGCGAGCAAATCGCTAAGTACGTCCCGCACCAGCTGCTCCACCGGTGCGCCGTGGAGCATGGTGGGCACTTGGCGCACCATCAGGGTTTCCGGGCCGGCACGCTGCAGCACAAAACCGAGGGAGGTGAACACTTCCTCGCGCTCTTCAAAACAGTCGGCCTCGCGCTCGCTCACCGCGAGGCTCACCGGCACCAGCAGTGGCTGCGCCTGGATACCGCCGGCTGCGTGGGCCGCCTTCATCTTTTCATACACGATGCGCTCGTGGGCCGCGTGCATATCCACCACCACCATGCCGTGTTCGTTCTGCGACAGGATATAGATGCCGTGCAGCTGGGCCACGGCAAAGCCCAGTGGCGGTGTCTCGCTCGCCGATTCCGCCGGCATCGCCTGGGACCAGGACGGCGCCGCCGTCGCAACCGGCAATTCGCGCACGCCGCCTTCATAGGGACGATGCAGCTCACCATAGCTTTGCATCTGCTGCTGGATACGTTCCGGCGAGCCGCGCTCACCGAAACCGGCCTGTGGATAACTTCCAATTCCCGCCGGCGATGCAATGCTGGGCGCCTGGGTCAGGGACATGCGCTCCTGTCCGGCAAACTCACCGGCGGCGATTCCGGACACCTGCGGCGCGGCTTGTACGTGCTCATCCCGCTGCCCATCTTTATCGCCGGGGCGCACATCCGCCAGCGCGCGGTGCAGGGAGCCGAACAGGAAGTCGTGCACCAGGCGGCTGTCGCGGAAGCGGACCTCGTGTTTGGTGGGGTGCACGTTCACGTCCACCGCCGCCGGGTCCAGCTCCAGGTAGAGCACGAAGGCGGGATGACGGCCGTGGTACAACACATCGGCAAAGGCGCGGCGCACCGCATGGCTCACCACGCGGTCGCGGATGGCGCGACCGTTGACGTAGAAAAACTGCAGGTCGGCCTGGGAGCGGGAAAATGCCGGCTCCGCTACCCACCCCCACAGGCGCAGGCCACTGCGCTCCATGTCGATATGCAGCGCGTTCTGCATAAACGCCGGCCCGCACAACTGCGCTACGCGACGCTCCATTTCCGCCCTGGTCGTACCGCCACGCAGGTTGTGCACGCCCTTGCCGTTGTGGCGCAGACTGATGGACACATCAAAGCGGGAAAGCGCGAGGCGCTTGATGGTTTCGTCGACGCGGCTGAATTCGGTTTTTTCGGTGCGCAGGAATTTTCTGCGCGCAGGAGTATTGAAAAACAGGTCCCGCACTTCCACCGTGGTGCCGCGGGGATGCGCGGCGGGTGCCAGCTGGGTCTCCATCTCCCGCCCTTCGGCGGTCACCACCCAGCCCTTGCCGGTGTCGTCGCGACTGCTTGTCAGTGACAG
Encoded here:
- a CDS encoding adenylosuccinate synthase: MGKNVVVLGTQWGDEGKGKIVDLLTEKVALVVRFQGGHNAGHTLVINGEKTVLHLIPSGVLRPDVTCLIGNGVVLSPEALLKEMAGLEAAGVPVRKRLRLSPACPLILPVHAALDLAREKARGDKAIGTTGRGIGPAYEDKVARRGLRLGDLCNWDNFCAQLKELMEYHNFALTQYYKVDPVSYEDTLKLAETWREELVPMITDVADHLHKARENGEHILFEGAQGSLLDIDHGTYPYVTSSNTTAGGTATGSGFGPLYLDYVLGITKAYTTRVGGGPFPTELDCDVGRHLGEKGHEFGATTGRRRRTGWFDAVAVRHAIRINSISGLCLTKLDVLDGLKEVKICVGYRNAAGEEVPVPFDAAGWEGVEPVYESMPGWDETTYGVRREADLPQTARDYIARIEELVGAPIDIISTGPDRVQTIVRETSALCEMGIHSPSV
- the trhA gene encoding PAQR family membrane homeostasis protein TrhA, translating into MSSSLSASVSKRYSFAEEIANSVTHGIGALLAIAGLGVLCGFAALRGDVWHIVSSSIYAATLILCFLSSTLYHSITHEGAKQVLRTLDHSAIFLLIAGTYTPFTLVTLRGPWGWSLFGVIWGLALLGLIIQFTPLKKVRALSITLSALMGWVVIAAIKPLMDNLAPGGLWLLVLGGLCYTGGIAFYLWRGLRFHHAIWHLFVLAGGVLHFFAVLFYVIPPAA
- the hflK gene encoding FtsH protease activity modulator HflK, whose protein sequence is MAWNEPGGNNKDPWGGGNRNNDGPPDLDELLRKMQQKLNGLFGGKPSPSDEGAPSGGASFPWSLVLIVLAVVYGLWGFYQVDASQSAVVLRLGKYHETVNSGLHWNPPLIDNVTKVNMTEVRTERTTGQMLTEDASIVDVVLQVQWHIDDAESFVLRVADPLKSLQEATDSAVRHIVGSQTLNGVISQNRTQVAAETQSRLQEYLDLYQTGIRVDVVNLTDAKAPREVQDAFDDVVRAREDEVRLQNEAQAYANQVIPVARGQAQRMLEEAEAYKARVAESARGEAARFEKLLTEYQRAPEVTRERMYLDTVQDVMSNTSKVMVDVEGGNNMMYLPLDKLAESSASSANQRPQVTPQVIDEISQRVINQLRTEANNNNRRAREVR
- the hflC gene encoding protease modulator HflC, which translates into the protein MNNNKSLFVIALILIALLVLSSCAFVVKETEKAVLLRFGELVRTDYKPGLYFKMPLVHELRKFDARIQTVDSQPVRMLNSENKFMMVDSYAKFRIVDVSRFYVATRGDERNAVRLLAEQINNRLRNQFGVRDLHEVVSGQRDQLMADITKNLNESAQKDLGVEIVDVRVKRIDLPPEVSESVFQRMRAGRELQARDHRAKGQEASERIRANADRQKVVIEAEAYRQAEELRGAGDAEAARVYADAYSKNPEFYRFSRSLTAYRDSFKDKSDILLMAPDSQFFRYLKDPEGK
- the hfq gene encoding RNA chaperone Hfq → MSKGHSLQDPYLNVLRKERIPVSIYLVNGIKLQGQIESFDQFVVLLKNTVSQMVYKHAISTVVPSRAVRVPLMNPAGPGGEGAGPEGGSDTFG
- a CDS encoding ATP phosphoribosyltransferase regulatory subunit codes for the protein MTQAERWMLPDGIAEILPADAKRVETLRRNLLDLYHRWGYEMIIPPMVEFTDSLLIGMGRDVDLRTFRVTDQLSGRSLGIRADITPQAARIDSHSFPRSGANRLCYAGQVLYTRPRAPMGPRAPIQIGAELYGVESLQGDIEVISLMLETLSTAGIREIHLDLGHVAIFRSLAEAAALDSEQQAALTALLQSKAVADIERWVEENVADAQAASWLRGLPRLAGGSECLARARELFASGPQALVSALEELQLVADAVARRYPQVTLFFDLGEMRGYDYETGLVFAAYSPGHGQALANGGRYNGIGAVFGRDRAATGFSTDLAAINALGQNGAPEAGAILAPASDCAELWRTVGALRASGEVVISAMPGEGSDDTETPARCDRELVQEGGTWVVKPRS
- the hflX gene encoding ribosome rescue GTPase HflX yields the protein MFFDRPESGELAVLVHLELSAIDSPDDPREFEELALSAGADPVAFIFGTRAKPDPKTFVGKGKLEEINETVKKHGAELVLFDHTLSPSQERNIERELKCRVLDRTGLILDIFAQRARTHEGKLQVELAQLRHMSTRLVRGWTHLERQKGGIGLRGPGETQLETDRRLLRARIDAIEKRLDKVRRQREQGRRARSRADVATVSLVGYTNAGKSTLFNRVSDADVYVRDQLFATLDPTMRRVDLPNVGAMIMADTVGFISHLPHRLVEAFRATLEEAASSSLLLHVVDAAAENRLHLIEEVQLVLEEIGAAELPHLMVYNKIDLLADMEPRIDRDDQGVPRAVWLSAVTGAGCDLLVEAIAERLGNQMVNGALVIPPQHARLRAQLFASNVVQRESYRDNGDAELHVIMPRAELQRLLAPFREVGNPPQWLPENPEAEPKPEDWETS
- a CDS encoding lytic murein transglycosylase; this translates as MVQSTTASTRRFGLIYFLFSALLLLPMLAAAAADPGFEKWKREFRKQALSEGITAETFDRAFKGIDSPDQWVLDKASFQPEFKAPAWQYFDNRITKYAVKRGREKKQELQPWLDKIDKRFGVNPNILLAIWSMESSFGAILDNTNVMRSVVRSLATLAYADPKRKKFGTSQLLAALKILQSGDIDESHLTGSWAGAMGHTQFIPTSYQAYAVDMDGDGKRDIWNSVPDALATAASLLNKNGWRTGETWGYEVTIPEHKLPAGKLKISEWEKLGVNRVRGQKFPRPDDIAELKVPAGRGGPAFLVLHNFYVIKRYNNSDRYALAVGILADQIGGAEPLTKDWKRPFTKLDQDEVMELQTKLKEKGFYDGEVDGKAGEGTRKAILKFEESAGVELQGFPSKEVLELLRKK
- the miaA gene encoding tRNA (adenosine(37)-N6)-dimethylallyltransferase MiaA, producing the protein MSLGDIRPRAIFLMGPTASGKTDLAMAISDHLPVELISVDSALVYRGLDIGSAKPSPQELARYPHRLIDICDPAESYSAGRFRVDALTAMEEITAAGKIPLLVGGTMLYFKALLQGMAEMPEADPAFRAQIEARAEKEGWPALHRELEMVDPQIAAQLHPNHSVRIERALEVYHLTGKTMTQLRAEQELESPLAHYRVQQLAILPRDRSILHQRIALRFEHMLENGFIDEVKALRARGDLHKDLPAIRAVGYRQVWEYLDGDTDYPHMLEAGIAATRQLAKRQLTWLRGWPNVHYIYAQDAGGKVRKLDEMLTEALKFLG